A region from the Sorex araneus isolate mSorAra2 chromosome 6, mSorAra2.pri, whole genome shotgun sequence genome encodes:
- the TKFC gene encoding triokinase/FMN cyclase isoform X2, with protein sequence MSSKKLVNSVAGCADDAFAGMVACNPGLQVLQGHRVALRADLDSLKGRVAVLTGGGSGHEPAHIGFIGKGMLTGVIAGAVFASPAVGSILAAIRAVAQAGTAGVLLIVKNYTGDRLNFGLAREHARAEGIAVEMVIVGDDCAFSVLKKTGRRGLCGTLLVHKVTGALAEAGAGLEEITKQANAVVKGLGTLGVSLSSCSVPGSKATFELSASEIELGLGIHGEAGVRRIKMATAEEIVTIMLDHMLDPSNISHVPVQPGSTVVLIVNNLGGLSFLELGIIADAAVRSLDAETTAAAWPNVPKVSVTGRKQSRPAPAEPPEGPGPADTAGPAPKVVVCALERVCSTLLGLEEQLNELDRASGDGDCGTTHSRAARAIQGWLKEGPPPARPAQLLSKLSVLLLEKMGGSSGALYGLFLMAAAQPLKAGTDLPSWSRAMDAGLEAMQKYGNAAPGDRTMLDSLWAAGQELQAWKKPGADLLQVLTKAVQRAKEAAEATKNMEAGAGRASYIASGKLNQPDPGAVAAAAILGAILETLSTK encoded by the exons TCCTCCAAGAAGCTGGTGAACTCGGTCGCGGGCTGTGCCGACGACGCCTTTGCGGGCATGGTGGCCTGCAACCCCGGCCTGCAGGTCCTGCAGGGCCATCGCGTAGCCCTGCGTGCCGACCTGGACAGCCTCAAGGGCCGAGTGGCAGTGTTGACGGGAGGGGGCTCCGGCCATGAGCCTGCCCACATTG GCTTCATAGGGAAGGGGATGCTGACGGGAGTCATCGCAGGCGCTGTGTTCGCCTCCCCGGCCGTGGGCAGCATCCTGGCGGCCATCAGGGCGGTAGCCCAGGCGGGCACAG CGGGGGTCCTCCTCATCGTGAAGAACTACACCGGGGACCGGCTGAACTTCGGCCTGGCGCGGGAGCATGCCCGGGCTGAGGGCATCGCCGTGGAGATGGTGATCGTGGGCGACGACTGCGCCTTCAGCGTCCTGAAGAAGACAGGCAGGCGGGGGCTCTGTGGCACCCTGCTTGTCCACAAG GTAACGGGCGCCCTGGCCGAGGCCGGTGCGGGGCTGGAGGAGATCACAAAGCAGGCGAATGCAGTTGTCAAGGGCCTGG GCACCCTGGGAGTGAGCTTGTCCTCCTGCAGTGTCCCCGGCTCCAAAGCCACCTTTGAGCTCTCAGCCAGTGAGATAGAGCTGGGCCTGG GGATCCACGGGGAAGCCGGTGTGCGCCGGATCAAG ATGGCAACCGCCGAGGAGATTGTGACCATCATGCTGGACCACATGCTGGACCCCTCCAATATCTCCCACGTGCCCGTGCAGCCTG GCTCCACGGTGGTGCTCATAGTCAACAACCTGGGTGGCCTGTCCTTCCTGGAACTGGGCATCATAGCCGACGCCGCTGTCCGATCTCTGG ACGCTGAAACCACTGCCGCCGCCTGGCCGAACGTGCCCAAGGTCTCGGTGACCGGGCGGAAGCAGAGCCGGCCAGCCCCCGCTGAGCCTCCGGAGGGCCCCGGCCCAGCTGACACCGCAG gccccgccccgaaGGTGGTGGTGTGCGCGCTGGAGCGGGTGTGCAGCACCCTCCTGGGCCTGGAGGAGCAGCTCAACGAGCTGGACCGCGCCTCGGGCGACGGTGACTGCGGCACCACGCACAGCCGCGCCGCCAGAG CGATCCAGGGGTGGCTGAAGGAgggcccaccccctgcccgtCCTGCCCAGCTACTCTCCAAACTGTCCGTCCTGCTACTGGAAAAGATGGGGGGCTCCTCCGGGGCG CTCTACGGTCTGTTCCTGATGGCCGCCGCCCAGCCGCTGAAGGCCGGTACTGACCTCCCCAGCTGGTCCCGCGCCATGGACGCTGGCCTGGAGGCCATGCAGAA GTACGGCAACGCCGCCCCGGGGGACAGGACAATG CTGGATTCTCTGTGGGCAGCGGGACAGGAACTCCAAGCCTGGAAGAAGCCCGGGGCAGATCTACTCCAAGTCCTGACCAAAGCCGTCCAG CGCGCCAAAGAGGCCGCCGAGGCCACCAAGAACATGGAAGCCGGGGCTGGGAGAGCCAGTTACATCGCCTCGGGGAAGCTGAACCAGCCAGATCCTGGGGCGGTGGCGGCTGCGGCAATTCTTGGGGCCATCctggagaccctgagcaccaagtga
- the LOC101551347 gene encoding lysosomal membrane ascorbate-dependent ferrireductase CYB561A3 codes for MAAGWFYLACLALGALGSLCVFFTAYWMQYWRGGFAWDGSVLTFNWHPVLMVTGMVVLYGAASLVYRLPRSWVGPKLPWKLLHAALHLVAFILTVLGLVAVFYFHNTGKIANLYSLHSWLGITAVFLFACQWCLGFSIFLLPCASQWLRALLKPIHVFFGASILSLAMASVISGINEKLIFTLKNATHSYKDLPGEAVFANCTGMLVVAFGMAVLYVLLASSWKRPQPGIMTDSQPLLHDRK; via the exons ATGGCCGCAGGCTGGTTCTACCTGGCGTGCCTGGCGCTGGGCGCCCTGGGCTCCCTGTGCGTGTTCTTCACCGCCTACTGGATGCAGTACTGGCGCGGCGGCTTCGCCTGGGACGGCTCCGTGCTCACGTTCAACTGGCACCCCGTGCTCATGGTCACCGGCATGGTGGTGCTCTACGGAGCCG CGTCGCTGGTGTACCGCCTGCCCCGGTCGTGGGTGGGGCCCAAGCTGCCCTGGAAGCTCCTGCACGCGGCCCTGCACCTGGTGGCCTTCATCCTGACCGTGCTGGGGCTCGTCGCTGTCTTCTATTTCCACAACACGGGGAAGATCGCCAACCTCTACTCCCTGCACAGCTGGCTGGGCATCACCGCCGTCTTCCTCTTCGCCTGCCAG TGGTGCCTGGGCTTCTCCATCTTCCTGCTGCCCTGCGCCTCGCAGTGGCTGCGCGCCCTCCTCAAACCCATCCACGTCTTCTTCGGAGCCTCCATCCTCTCGCTGGCCATGGCGTCGGTCATTTCCGGCATTAACGAGAAGCTGATCTTCACCTT GAAAAACGCCACACACTCGTACAAAGATCTGCCCGGCGAGGCCGTGTTCGCCAACTGCACAGGGATGCTGGTGGTGGCCTTCGGGATGGCGGTGCTCTATGTCCTCCTTGCTTCGTCGTGGAAGCGCCCACAGCCAGGGATCATGACCGACAGTCAG CCCCTGCTGCATGACAGGAAGTGA
- the TKFC gene encoding triokinase/FMN cyclase isoform X1: MSSKKLVNSVAGCADDAFAGMVACNPGLQVLQGHRVALRADLDSLKGRVAVLTGGGSGHEPAHIGFIGKGMLTGVIAGAVFASPAVGSILAAIRAVAQAGTAGVLLIVKNYTGDRLNFGLAREHARAEGIAVEMVIVGDDCAFSVLKKTGRRGLCGTLLVHKVTGALAEAGAGLEEITKQANAVVKGLGTLGVSLSSCSVPGSKATFELSASEIELGLGIHGEAGVRRIKMATAEEIVTIMLDHMLDPSNISHVPVQPGSTVVLIVNNLGGLSFLELGIIADAAVRSLEARRVKIARALVGTFMSALEMPGVSLTLLLVDEPLLKLIDAETTAAAWPNVPKVSVTGRKQSRPAPAEPPEGPGPADTAGPAPKVVVCALERVCSTLLGLEEQLNELDRASGDGDCGTTHSRAARAIQGWLKEGPPPARPAQLLSKLSVLLLEKMGGSSGALYGLFLMAAAQPLKAGTDLPSWSRAMDAGLEAMQKYGNAAPGDRTMLDSLWAAGQELQAWKKPGADLLQVLTKAVQRAKEAAEATKNMEAGAGRASYIASGKLNQPDPGAVAAAAILGAILETLSTK; this comes from the exons TCCTCCAAGAAGCTGGTGAACTCGGTCGCGGGCTGTGCCGACGACGCCTTTGCGGGCATGGTGGCCTGCAACCCCGGCCTGCAGGTCCTGCAGGGCCATCGCGTAGCCCTGCGTGCCGACCTGGACAGCCTCAAGGGCCGAGTGGCAGTGTTGACGGGAGGGGGCTCCGGCCATGAGCCTGCCCACATTG GCTTCATAGGGAAGGGGATGCTGACGGGAGTCATCGCAGGCGCTGTGTTCGCCTCCCCGGCCGTGGGCAGCATCCTGGCGGCCATCAGGGCGGTAGCCCAGGCGGGCACAG CGGGGGTCCTCCTCATCGTGAAGAACTACACCGGGGACCGGCTGAACTTCGGCCTGGCGCGGGAGCATGCCCGGGCTGAGGGCATCGCCGTGGAGATGGTGATCGTGGGCGACGACTGCGCCTTCAGCGTCCTGAAGAAGACAGGCAGGCGGGGGCTCTGTGGCACCCTGCTTGTCCACAAG GTAACGGGCGCCCTGGCCGAGGCCGGTGCGGGGCTGGAGGAGATCACAAAGCAGGCGAATGCAGTTGTCAAGGGCCTGG GCACCCTGGGAGTGAGCTTGTCCTCCTGCAGTGTCCCCGGCTCCAAAGCCACCTTTGAGCTCTCAGCCAGTGAGATAGAGCTGGGCCTGG GGATCCACGGGGAAGCCGGTGTGCGCCGGATCAAG ATGGCAACCGCCGAGGAGATTGTGACCATCATGCTGGACCACATGCTGGACCCCTCCAATATCTCCCACGTGCCCGTGCAGCCTG GCTCCACGGTGGTGCTCATAGTCAACAACCTGGGTGGCCTGTCCTTCCTGGAACTGGGCATCATAGCCGACGCCGCTGTCCGATCTCTGG AGGCGCGCAGGGTGAAGATCGCCCGAGCCCTGGTGGGCACCTTTATGTCGGCCCTGGAGATGCCCGGCGTCTCTCTCACCCTCCTGCTGGTCGACGAGCCCCTCCTGAAACTCATCG ACGCTGAAACCACTGCCGCCGCCTGGCCGAACGTGCCCAAGGTCTCGGTGACCGGGCGGAAGCAGAGCCGGCCAGCCCCCGCTGAGCCTCCGGAGGGCCCCGGCCCAGCTGACACCGCAG gccccgccccgaaGGTGGTGGTGTGCGCGCTGGAGCGGGTGTGCAGCACCCTCCTGGGCCTGGAGGAGCAGCTCAACGAGCTGGACCGCGCCTCGGGCGACGGTGACTGCGGCACCACGCACAGCCGCGCCGCCAGAG CGATCCAGGGGTGGCTGAAGGAgggcccaccccctgcccgtCCTGCCCAGCTACTCTCCAAACTGTCCGTCCTGCTACTGGAAAAGATGGGGGGCTCCTCCGGGGCG CTCTACGGTCTGTTCCTGATGGCCGCCGCCCAGCCGCTGAAGGCCGGTACTGACCTCCCCAGCTGGTCCCGCGCCATGGACGCTGGCCTGGAGGCCATGCAGAA GTACGGCAACGCCGCCCCGGGGGACAGGACAATG CTGGATTCTCTGTGGGCAGCGGGACAGGAACTCCAAGCCTGGAAGAAGCCCGGGGCAGATCTACTCCAAGTCCTGACCAAAGCCGTCCAG CGCGCCAAAGAGGCCGCCGAGGCCACCAAGAACATGGAAGCCGGGGCTGGGAGAGCCAGTTACATCGCCTCGGGGAAGCTGAACCAGCCAGATCCTGGGGCGGTGGCGGCTGCGGCAATTCTTGGGGCCATCctggagaccctgagcaccaagtga